In the Arachis ipaensis cultivar K30076 chromosome B10, Araip1.1, whole genome shotgun sequence genome, one interval contains:
- the LOC107619958 gene encoding uncharacterized protein LOC107619958 → MQSPVRFSSCRGVTFEINNPHANPFAVTERSISKRLWPFASNSKVFPSFSVQRSTSRASSHFCDLDLDDDEENDEALQSLQEEDNNNDVEKQQEQEKPFAKPAVPPAAAPKKSDMRLSVILLDQGLFTVYKRLFTVSLILNIIALVVAATGHFPYARKNAALFSIANILALILCRSELFLRLVFYLAVKILGRSWVPLFIKTATTSLLQSVGGIHSGCGISSIAWLLYALILTLKQRDNTSPEIIAVSSAILGFLCISSLAAFPLVRHLHHNVFERLHRFSGWFALALVWAFVILRISYDPTTKSYRNEVGKALVHSQEFWMTVAITVLIVAPWLTVRRVPVRVTSASGHASIIKFEGGIKAGILGRISPHPLSEWHAFGIISDDKKEHMMLAGAVGDFTKSLVANPPTHLWVRQVHFAGLPYLTNMYDRVLLVATGSGICVFLSFLLQPCKAEVCVLWVTKGVEQNFGKEIKEMMSGHSKEKVIVHDTAVLGRPNVSEMSVNAANNFGAQVVIVTSNPQGSRDVVNACKANGIAAFGPIWDS, encoded by the coding sequence ATGCAAAGCCCAGTGAGGTTCTCAAGCTGCAGAGGCGTGACATTTGAGATCAATAATCCCCATGCAAACCCTTTTGCCGTAACAGAACGTTCCATCAGCAAAAGGTTGTGGCCATTTGCCTCCAACTCTAAGGTCTTCCCTTCATTTTCAGTTCAAAGATCCACCAGCAGGGCCAGTAGCCATTTCTGTGACCTCGACCtcgatgacgacgaagaaaatgACGAAGCTCTCCAATCTCTCCAAGAAGAAGACAACAACAATGATGTGGAGAAGCAGCAGGAGCAGGAAAAACCATTTGCCAAGCCAGCTGTTCCTCCTGCTGCTGCTCCAAAGAAGAGTGACATGAGACTCTCGGTTATACTTCTAGACCAAGGGTTGTTCACTGTGTACAAGCGTCTCTTCACGGTTTCGCTGATCTTGAACATCATTGCTCTGGTTGTTGCTGCCACGGGCCATTTTCCCTATGCAAGGAAGAACGCTGCTCTATTCTCCATTGCCAACATACTTGCTTTGATTCTCTGCAGAAGCGAGCTTTTCTTGAGACTTGTCTTTTACCTTGCCGTCAAGATCCTAGGGAGATCATGGGTTCCTCTCTTCATCAAAACCGCCACCACTTCTCTTCTGCAAAGCGTAGGAGGCATACACAGTGGCTGCGGCATCTCCTCCATCGCGTGGCTTCTGTATGCTTTGATCCTCACACTCAAGCAAAGAGACAACACTTCACCGGAGATCATTGCTGTCTCCAGCGCCATTCTCGGCTTCCTCTGTATCTCTTCACTGGCTGCATTCCCTCTCGTTCGCCATCTCCATCACAACGTCTTCGAGAGATTGCACCGTTTCTCGGGATGGTTCGCACTTGCCCTTGTGTGGGCTTTCGTAATACTCAGAATCTCCTATGATCCAACAACAAAATCATACAGAAATGAAGTTGGAAAAGCTTTGGTCCATAGCCAAGAGTTCTGGATGACAGTGGCCATCACAGTGCTCATAGTGGCTCCTTGGTTGACAGTGAGGCGTGTCCCGGTTAGAGTTACAAGCGCCTCCGGCCACGCTTCCATCATCAAATTCGAAGGAGGAATAAAGGCAGGGATACTTGGAAGGATTAGCCCTCATCCTCTATCTGAGTGGCACGCGTTTGGGATAATCTCGGATGACAAGAAAGAGCACATGATGTTGGCCGGTGCAGTTGGAGACTTCACGAAATCTTTGGTGGCAAACCCTCCAACGCACCTGTGGGTTCGCCAAGTGCACTTTGCAGGACTCCCTTATCTTACAAACATGTATGATAGGGTGTTGTTGGTAGCCACCGGGTCTGGAATCTGTGTGTTCCTTTCGTTCCTCTTGCAGCCATGTAAGGCAGAGGTGTGCGTGCTCTGGGTCACAAAAGGTGTTGAACAGAACTTTGGAAAGGAGATTAAGGAAATGATGAGTGGCCACTCCAAAGAGAAGGTTATAGTTCATGACACTGCTGTGCTTGGCAGGCCAAACGTGTCTGAGATGAGTGTCAATGCTGCCAACAACTTTGGTGCTCAAGTCGTCATTGTCACAAGCAATCCTCAAGGAAGCAGAGATGTTGTCAATGCATGCAAAGCTAATGGAATTGCAGCCTTTGGTCCCATTTGGGATTCCTAG
- the LOC107622531 gene encoding GDSL esterase/lipase At1g31550: MISVSYPVPTIIIIMNRHLHQSPQQRWGCFLFLLLQLHIHVGADGSDVKQGRYSSIFSFGDSITDTGNSYFISEELTPNCLIPPYGETYFHHPSGRCSDGRIITDFIADYMGIPHLRPYLAFKNGAVPRGSIQHGLNFAIAGATALNRTFFEDKGFVVDATTSYSLMVQLDWFKDLLPSLCTSPSSCKQVLSSSLFIVGEIGVNDYGYLLEETTELQMLTPYIHQVVSVITSVIRELINLGAVTLMVPGSIPLGCNPAYLTLLASPNKEEYDEAGCLKWLNKFYGQHNELLQIELDRLRVLYPHVNIIYADYFNAALRFYRSPQQFGFCRDFIKVCCGGGGPYNFNETAVCGEAGAIACDDPSEYIYWDGYHFTEAAYRWMAKALFHGPYTFPKFSFSCITPETSADFNNHSMI, encoded by the exons ATGATATCGGTATCGTACCCAGTACccaccatcatcatcataatGAATCGACACCTTCATCAATCTCCTCAGCAACGGTGGGGCTGCTTCTTGTTTCTACTGTTACAGTTACATATACACGTTGGTGCCGACGGCAGTGATGTCAAACAAGGCCGCTACAGTTCCATCTTCAGCTTCGGAGATTCCATCACTGATACAGGAAACTCCTACTTCATTTCGGAGGAACTCACTCCCAACTGCCTTATCCCTCCGTACGGTGAAACCTACTTCCATCATCCCAGTGGACGCTGCTCTGATGGCCGCATCATCACCGATTTCATTG CTGACTATATGGGCATTCCTCATCTGAGACCTTATCTGGCCTTCAAGAATGGCGCCGTGCCACGTGGCAGCATTCAACACGGACTCAATTTTGCCATCGCTGGAGCCACGGCTTTGAACCGCACTTTCTTCGAAGACAAGGGCTTTGTGGTTGATGCAACCACCAGCTATTCTCTCATGGTTCAGTTAGATTGGTTCAAGGATCTTCTGCCTTCTCTCTGCACTTCTCCTTCAA GCTGCAAACAAGTTCTTAGCAGCTCCTTATTTATTGTGGGAGAGATAGGAGTAAATGATTATGGTTATCTCTTGGAAGAAACCACAGAACTTCAAATGCTCACACCTTACATACACCAAGTAGTATCGGTCATCACTTCAGTGATCAGG GAACTGATTAATTTAGGGGCTGTAACGCTTATGGTTCCCGGTAGTATACCACTTGGTTGCAATCCAGCCTATTTAACATTACTTGCGAGTCCCAACAAAGAGGAGTATGATGAAGCTGGCTGTCTCAAATGGCTAAACAAGTTCTACGGACAGCACAATGAATTGCTTCAAATTGAACTAGATCGCCTCCGAGTTCTGTATCCCCATGTGAATATAATCTATGCAGATTATTTCAATGCTGCATTACGGTTTTACCGTTCTCCACAGCAATTTG GGTTTTGTAGAGATTTTATCAAGGTTTGTTGTGGAGGTGGAGGACCATACAATTTCAATGAAACGGCGGTATGTGGCGAGGCAGGGGCGATAGCCTGTGATGATCCTTCAGAATATATTTACTGGGATGGTTATCATTTTACTGAGGCTGCATATAGATGGATGGCCAAGGCCTTATTCCATGGACCATATACCTTTCCCAAATTTAGTTTCTCTTGTATCACACCTGAAACTTCTGCAGATTTCAATAACCATTCAATGATATAA
- the LOC107622532 gene encoding GDSL esterase/lipase At1g28600: protein MAFPVRKLQHCCFLLILHHVALVAPGRRRESDDGCYTSMFSFGDSLTDTGNLCFISPPQTPNCLLPPYGNSYFHHPNGRCSDGRLIPDFIADYMGIPYLKPYLGFKNGAVPRHSIQHGLNFAVAGATALDRTFFQEKGFVVDAAANYSLMVQLDWFKDVLTYLCTSPSSCEEFLRSSLFIVGEIGGNDYGYPLSETTDFEVLRSYVTQVVSVVTSVIIELIDLGARTLMVPGSLPLGCNPAYLTRLALKEKDEYDQSGCLKWLNNFFGYHNQLLQIELRRLQVLYPHVNIIYADYFHDALRMYRSPKQFGFGTDYIKVCCGGGGPYNFNDTALCGDAGVIACDDPSEYIYWDGYHFTEAAYRWMAKGLVYGPYTFPKFSLTCSTIERPLEI, encoded by the exons ATGGCGTTTCCAGTTCGGAAACTGCAACACTGCTGCTTTCTACTGATACTACATCACGTTGCTCTTGTTGCTCCGGGGAGAAGGAGAGAGAGCGACGATGGTTGTTACACTTCAATGTTCAGCTTCGGAGATTCCCTAACTGATACCGGCAACTTGTGCTTCATCTCCCCGCCACAGACCCCCAACTGCCTCCTCCCTCCTTACGGCAATTCTTACTTCCATCACCCCAACGGTCGCTGTTCTGATGGCCGCCTCATCCCCGATTTCATTG CTGATTATATGGGAATCCCTTATTTGAAACCGTATCTTGGTTTCAAGAATGGCGCCGTGCCACGTCACAGCATTCAGCACGGGCTCAACTTTGCGGTTGCTGGAGCCACCGCTTTGGACCGCACTTTCTTCCAAGAGAAGGGGTTTGTGGTTGACGCAGCCGCCAATTATTCTCTCATGGTTCAGCTTGATTGGTTCAAGGATGTTCTTACTTATCTCTGCACTTCTCCTTCAA GTTGTGAGGAATTTCTTCGCAGCTCCTTATTTATTGTGGGAGAGATTGGAGGAAATGATTACGGTTATCCCTTGTCTGAAACAACAGATTTTGAAGTGCTTAGATCTTACGTAACCCAAGTAGTATCTGTTGTTACTTCAGTCATCATA GAATTGATTGATCTAGGTGCTAGAACGCTTATGGTCCCTGGAAGTTTACCACTTGGATGCAATCCAGCCTATTTAACAAGGTTAGCACTCAAGGAAAAAGATGAGTATGACCAATCTGGCTGTTTGAAATGGTTAAACAACTTCTTTGGTTACCACAATCAGCTGCTTCAAATTGAGCTTCGTCGGCTTCAAGTGTTGTATCCCCATGTCAATATCATCTATGCAGATTATTTCCATGATGCATTACGCATGTACCGTTCTCCAAAACAATTTG GGTTTGGTACAGATTATATCAAGGTTTGCTGTGGAGGTGGAGGACCATACAATTTCAACGATACGGCGCTATGTGGCGATGCAGGGGTCATAGCTTGTGATGATCCTTCAGAATATATTTACTGGGATGGTTATCATTTTACTGAGGCTGCATATAGATGGATGGCCAAGGGCTTAGTATATGGACCATACACCTTTCCTAAGTTTAGTCTCACTTGTTCTACAATTGAGAGACCGCTGGAGATTTGA
- the LOC107624295 gene encoding GDSL esterase/lipase At5g45910 isoform X1 encodes MYIFWLLHSYLYANNMMKFYILLIIGYFSCCFHDKVVSVPSPIPYKSVFNFGDSLSDTGNFLASGAIQFPVIGKLPYGVTFFRKATGRCSDGRLIIDFIAEAYGLPLLPPYLNLSNGQNIKQGVNFAVAGATALDAEFFIQRGIGKALWTRDSLNVQLGWFRKLKPSLCTTKQDCDNYFKNSLFMVGEIGGNDYNYAAVFGGNVSQLLDNVPVVVEAITNATRALIEEGAVELVVPGNLPVGCSAVYLTLFRSPNKGDYDENGCLNAFNGFAMYHNEQLQLALRNLRHKYPQARIIYADYYGAAQRFYRAPGHYGFRRTLRACCGGGGPFNFNNSARCGHVGSNACPDPSKYPNWDGIHLTEASYRHIARGLVNGPFSRPPLKSSPFIIP; translated from the exons ATGTACATTTTTTGGCTTCTTCATTCATACCTTTATGCTAACAACATGATGAAGTTCTATATCCTCTTAATCATAGGATATTTCTCATGTTGTTTCCATGATAAGGTTGTTTCAGTTCCTAGTCCTATTCCATATAAGTCTGTTTTCAACTTTGGTGACTCATTGAGTGACACTGGCAATTTCCTTGCCTCTGGTGCTATTCAATTCCCTGTCATCGGAAAGCTTCCTTATGGGGTAACCTTCTTTAGAAAGGCCACCGGCCGCTGCTCCGATGGCCGACTGATAATTGATTTCATAG CTGAGGCATATGGTTTGCCACTTTTGCCACCGTATCTGAACCTAAGCAATGGACAAAACATTAAGCAAGGAGTGAATTTTGCTGTTGCTGGAGCCACTGCGCTTGATGCAGAATTCTTCATCCAAAGGGGAATTGGAAAAGCTTTGTGGACTCGTGATTCATTGAACGTTCAGCTTGGCTGGTTCAGGAAGCTTAAACCCTCTCTTTGCACCACTAAACAAG ATTGTGATAACTACTTCAAGAATTCTCTATTCATGGTGGGGGAGATAGGTGGTAATGATTATAACTATGCGGCAGTTTTTGGTGGAAATGTTAGCCAACTACTAGATAATGTTCCTGTAGTTGTTGAAGCAATAACAAACGCCACCAGG GCATTGATAGAAGAAGGAGCAGTGGAGTTAGTGGTGCCGGGAAATTTGCCAGTTGGGTGCTCAGCTGTGTACCTGACCTTGTTTAGAAGCCCAAACAAAGGGGACTACGATGAAAATGGATGCCTGAATGCCTTTAACGGTTTTGCAATGTACCATAACGAACAGCTCCAACTTGCCTTAAGGAATCTAAGGCACAAATACCCTCAAGCAAGGATCATCTATGCTGACTATTACGGTGCAGCGCAACGTTTCTACCGTGCACCAGGGCACTATG GGTTCCGAAGGACATTAAGAGCATGCTGTGGAGGAGGTGGACCGTTCAATTTCAACAATTCAGCAAGGTGTGGTCACGTTGGCTCAAACGCATGTCCAGATCCATCCAAGTATCCTAACTGGGATGGAATTCACTTGACAGAAGCATCTTACAGGCACATAGCTAGGGGTCTAGTTAACGGTCCTTTCTCAAGGCCCCCTCTCAAGTCCTCTCCCTTTATCATACCATAG
- the LOC107624295 gene encoding GDSL esterase/lipase At5g45910 isoform X2: MYIFWLLHSYLYANNMMKFYILLIIGYFSCCFHDKVVSVPSPIPYKSVFNFGDSLSDTGNFLASGAIQFPVIGKLPYGVTFFRKATGRCSDGRLIIDFIAEAYGLPLLPPYLNLSNGQNIKQGVNFAVAGATALDAEFFIQRGIGKALWTRDSLNVQLGWFRKLKPSLCTTKQDCDNYFKNSLFMVGEIGGNDYNYAAVFGGNVSQLLDNVPVVVEAITNATRALIEEGAVELVVPGNLPVGCSAVYLTLFRSPNKGDYDENGCLNAFNGFAMYHNEQLQLALRNLRHKYPQARIIYRAPGHYGFRRTLRACCGGGGPFNFNNSARCGHVGSNACPDPSKYPNWDGIHLTEASYRHIARGLVNGPFSRPPLKSSPFIIP, translated from the exons ATGTACATTTTTTGGCTTCTTCATTCATACCTTTATGCTAACAACATGATGAAGTTCTATATCCTCTTAATCATAGGATATTTCTCATGTTGTTTCCATGATAAGGTTGTTTCAGTTCCTAGTCCTATTCCATATAAGTCTGTTTTCAACTTTGGTGACTCATTGAGTGACACTGGCAATTTCCTTGCCTCTGGTGCTATTCAATTCCCTGTCATCGGAAAGCTTCCTTATGGGGTAACCTTCTTTAGAAAGGCCACCGGCCGCTGCTCCGATGGCCGACTGATAATTGATTTCATAG CTGAGGCATATGGTTTGCCACTTTTGCCACCGTATCTGAACCTAAGCAATGGACAAAACATTAAGCAAGGAGTGAATTTTGCTGTTGCTGGAGCCACTGCGCTTGATGCAGAATTCTTCATCCAAAGGGGAATTGGAAAAGCTTTGTGGACTCGTGATTCATTGAACGTTCAGCTTGGCTGGTTCAGGAAGCTTAAACCCTCTCTTTGCACCACTAAACAAG ATTGTGATAACTACTTCAAGAATTCTCTATTCATGGTGGGGGAGATAGGTGGTAATGATTATAACTATGCGGCAGTTTTTGGTGGAAATGTTAGCCAACTACTAGATAATGTTCCTGTAGTTGTTGAAGCAATAACAAACGCCACCAGG GCATTGATAGAAGAAGGAGCAGTGGAGTTAGTGGTGCCGGGAAATTTGCCAGTTGGGTGCTCAGCTGTGTACCTGACCTTGTTTAGAAGCCCAAACAAAGGGGACTACGATGAAAATGGATGCCTGAATGCCTTTAACGGTTTTGCAATGTACCATAACGAACAGCTCCAACTTGCCTTAAGGAATCTAAGGCACAAATACCCTCAAGCAAGGATCA TCTACCGTGCACCAGGGCACTATG GGTTCCGAAGGACATTAAGAGCATGCTGTGGAGGAGGTGGACCGTTCAATTTCAACAATTCAGCAAGGTGTGGTCACGTTGGCTCAAACGCATGTCCAGATCCATCCAAGTATCCTAACTGGGATGGAATTCACTTGACAGAAGCATCTTACAGGCACATAGCTAGGGGTCTAGTTAACGGTCCTTTCTCAAGGCCCCCTCTCAAGTCCTCTCCCTTTATCATACCATAG